One window from the genome of Oncorhynchus kisutch isolate 150728-3 linkage group LG21, Okis_V2, whole genome shotgun sequence encodes:
- the LOC109866270 gene encoding serine protease 23 codes for MGPIPLCLLLCALPLCVPVWGGHGDDDDDKEYGWSVQSIPLILDRHTVHLRTPKFGGKGDGACGDAPTFGGKDEGKDGEGVCGIECQSALPPPDQATVESKLGYETVYENGTRTYTDVTLQGLNETTSRTPSHTRRKRQVYGLDGRFVISDSHFTTNYPFSTAVRLSTGCSGVLVSDKHILTAAHCVHDGKDYLQGVSRLKVGVLQVKSKRGRGGRRRGGRRRGGRRGGDVERVGKVEGEEEVGEEEEDGNGIDEEGPRQEQRRRGGRRRGMKGKGEIQNAVDGETGAEGGEEGNTEKERREGGGRQRTRGSRSSRVQRSTETKKQPSFRWTRVKQIHIPKGWIHTGDDDTNAVTPDYDYALLELKRPIKQKHMELGVAPAAKPLPLGRIHFSGFDNEPEGGQTEGEKEKVVYRFCSVTEESDDLLYQHCDAQQGASGAGVYIRLRQEVEGSNKRKWQRKVIGVFSGHRWVEGDQGEKRDYNVAVRITPLKYAQICHWIHGDPSMCTKA; via the coding sequence ATGGGCCCCATTCCCCTGTGTCTGCTGCTCTGTGCCCTGCCCCTGTGTGTTCCTGTCTGGGGGGGCCACGGTGACGATGATGACGATAAAGAGTATGGCTGGTCCGTGCAGAGTATCCCGTTGATTCTGGACAGGCACACAGTGCATCTGCGGACTCCCAAATTTGGGGGGAAGGGTGATGGGGCATGTGGGGATGCTCCCACATTTGGGGGGAAGGATGAGGGGAAAGATGGGGAGGGGGTGTGTGGGATAGAGTGTCAGAGCGCTCTCCCCCCTCCCGACCAGGCCACGGTGGAGAGTAAGCTGGGATACGAGACGGTGTACGAAAACGGCACGCGCACATACACCGATGTCACACTGCAGGGCCTGAATGAGACGACTTCACGCACGCCCTCACACACTCGCAGGAAACGTCAGGTATACGGCTTAGACGGGCGCTTTGTCATCTCAGACAGCCACTTTACCACCAACTACCCGTTCTCCACGGCGGTCCGCCTGTCCACGGGCTGCTCCGGGGTCCTGGTGTCTGACAAACACATCTTGACGGCAGCCCACTGTGTCCACGATGGGAAGGACTACCTGCAGGGGGTCAGCAGGCTGAAAGTCGGGGTCCTACAGGTCAAATCTAAACGAGGTAGGGGGGGGAGGAGgcggggggggaggaggagaggtgggaggagaggaggagatgtggAAAGGGTGGGAaaggtggaaggagaggaagaggttggagaagaggaggaggatgggaatGGGATAGATGAAGAAGGAccgagacaggagcagagacggagaggagggaggcggagaggaatgaagggaaagggggagatacAGAACGCGGTTGATGGGGAGACCGGAGCAGAGGGAGGTGAAGAAGGgaacacagagaaggagaggagagagggagggggtaggcAGAGAACGAGAGGTAGCAGAAGTAGCCGTGTACAACGCAGCACAGAAACTAAAAAGCAGCCCTCCTTCCGCTGGACACGCGTGAAACAAATCCACATCCCCAAGGGTTGGATACACACAGGGGACGACGACACTAACGCCGTCACCCCTGACTATGACTACGCCCTCCTCGAGTTGAAACGGCCAATCAAACAGAAGCACATGGAGCTGGGGGTGGCGCCCGCTGCAAAGCCTCTCCCCTTGGGTCGCATCCACTTCTCAGGGTTTGACAATGAGCCAGAGGGAGGACAaacggagggagagaaagaaaaggtgGTCTATCGCTTCTGTTCAGTGACGGAGGAGTCAGACGACCTGTTGTATCAGCACTGTGACGCCCAGCAGGGGGCGTCAGGTGCTGGCGTATACATCCGgctcagacaggaagtggaggggTCCAATAAGAGGAAGTGGCAGCGGAAGGTGATTGGAGTGTTCTCAGGGCACCGCTGGGTGGAAGGGGACCAGGGTGAAAAGAGGGATTATAATGTGGCTGTGAGGATCACTCCACTTAAATACGCTCAGATCTGCCACTGGATCCATGGGGATCCCAGCATGTGTACGAAGGCCTGA